The Elaeis guineensis isolate ETL-2024a chromosome 14, EG11, whole genome shotgun sequence genome has a segment encoding these proteins:
- the LOC140850782 gene encoding uncharacterized protein produces MDVGKRRKAMWLYPKVVGFNPPERWGHSACFFEGVVYVFGGCCGGLHFSDVLTLDLDGMAWNSLVTTGQKPGTRDSHTAAIVGHKMVVLGGTNGSKKVNDLHVLDLWTREWCKPNCKGFPPSPRESHTATVVGNDKLVIFGGSGEGEANYLNDVHILDLKNMSWTSPEVRGDPPAPRDSHTAVAIGNKLLIYGGDCGDRYHGEVDVFDMDRMTWSRLAVQGSSPGVRAGHASVNIGSKVYIIGGVGDKQYYSDVWALDLGTFLWAQLEIRGQHPQGRFSHTAVVTGTDIAIYGGSCGEDERPLNELLILQLGSEHPNGRYNISMCKMFGNHWNQEKRKFLRGTEHSKSMVLKNGELCQQSREVEAEPRSSLLCGLDNRHDKRRKTSDARVWEIESEQEEHSLSLSQHSSPSQSDQEQNTLHKLSSSTNDSISASQQFVPFKLHHRREPVNGIQRTTSDVHFLGAESPRQPKTTQFLHSVPLARQEVQFLAVDQNPQLRPAFLPLIGAEVHGTVDGAFDSGYLMTAYVNGQMLRGVLFAPGPGVTAPSPAINSQGLTGSTAVTQHCSAPPHAIPIHFRPRSQAATFVLPERGHHMRQARQLQVVKAQPSKSNNDLHGVVLTLGGPGGASGP; encoded by the exons ATGGACGTGGGGAAGAGGAGGAAGGCAATGTGGCTCTACCCAAAGGTGGTGGGCTTCAACCCTCCTGAGAGATGGGGGCACTCAGCCTGCTTCTTTGAAGGGGTTGTTTATGTTTTTGGG GGTTGTTGTGGTGGATTGCATTTTAGTGATGTCCTCACCCTTGATCTAGATGGCATGGCCTGGAACTCCCTTGTTACTACAGGTCAAAAGCCTGGAACCCGAGACAGCCACACCGCGGCAATCGTAGGGCATAAGATGGTAGTATTAGGAGGCACAAATGGTTCGAAGAAGGTGAATGATCTTCACGTATTAGATTTGTGGACGAGGGAATGGTGCAAACCCAATTGCAAAGGCTTCCCACCCTCACCACGTGAAAGCCACACTGCCACAGTGGTAGGCAATGATAAACTAGTTATATTTGGGGGCAGTGGAGAAGGGGAAGCAAATTACTTGAATGATGTTCATATACTAGACTTGAAGAACATGTCATGGACTTCTCCAGAGGTGAGAGGTGATCCCCCTGCACCAAGAGATAGCCACACTGCTGTTGCAATTGGCAATAAGCTTCTTATCTATGGTGGTGACTGCGGTGATCGTTATCATGGGGAAGTTGATGTGTTTGACATGGATAGGATGACTTGGTCAAGG TTAGCAGTTCAAGGATCTTCACCTGGAGTTCGAGCAGGCCATGCATCTGTCAACATTGGGTCCAAG GTTTACATCATAGGTGGAGTAGGAGATAAACAATATTATAGTGATGTTTGGGCTCTCGACTTGGGTACTTTTTTATGGGCACAGCTTGAGATTCGCGGCCAACATCCACAAGGACGGTTTTCTCATACTGCCGTAGTCACTGGCACTGATATTGCTATATATGGGGGTAG TTGTGGGGAGGATGAACGCCCGCTCAATGAGTTACTCATTTTGCAGTTGGGATCTGAGCACCCTAACGGTCGTTACAACATTTCGATGTGCAAAATGTTTGGTAATCACTGGAATCAAGAAAAACGAAAGTTTTTAAGAGGAACAGAACATTCG AAAAGTATGGTTCTGAAAAATGGAGAACTTTGTCAGCAATCTCGTGAAGTTGAAGCAGAACCAAGGAGCTCTCTTTTATGTGGTTTGG ATAACAGGCATGACAAAAGGAGGAAAACCAGTGATGCTAGAGTGTGGGAGATCGAATCAGAACAGGAAGAGCACTCTCTGTCGCTTTCCCAGCACTCCTCTCCTTCACAATCTGACCAAGAACAAAATACTCTCCACAAATTGTCGTCTTCGACCAATGACTCCATATCGGCCTCTCAACAATTTGTTCCCTTCAAGCTACATCATCGGCGGGAACCGGTAAATGGTATTCAGAGGACTACCTCAGATGTTCATTTCTTGGGTGCAGAATCCCCAAGACAGCCAAAGACAACACAATTTCTTCATTCTGTTCCCCTTGCAAGGCAAGAAGTTCAATTTCTAGCTGTAGATCAGAATCCACAGCTGAGGCCTGCCTTTCTTCCGTTG ATTGGAGCCGAGGTTCATGGCACGGTGGATGGAGCATTTGACTCTGGGTACCTCATGACTGCTTATGTTAATGGCCAAATGCTAAGAGGTGTCTTGTTTGCTCCA GGGCCAGGTGTTACAGCTCCAAGTCCTGCAATCAATTCTCAGGGTCTCACAGGCTCCACTGCTGTTACTCAGCATTGTTCAGCTCCCCCTCATGCCATTCCTATCCATTTCAGGCCACGTTCACAAGCTGCCACCTTTGTGCTGCCCGAGCGTGGGCATCATATGCGGCAGGCTCGCCAGCTCCAAGTTGTCAAAGCCCAACCATCAAAGTCTAACAACGATCTACATGGTGTTGTCCTGACGCTGGGAGGACCTGGGGGAGCCAGTGGACCTTAG